Part of the Callospermophilus lateralis isolate mCalLat2 chromosome 8, mCalLat2.hap1, whole genome shotgun sequence genome, CCTAAATAAAAGAATAGACCCCGGGAACCCACCGGAGTTCCTCAGGAAGAGTCAGCCCTATAGCGGTGCTTGACTCCCACCGTCACCCCTTAGGTCACCTAGGATTTTCAAATCTTTTGGAATTGGGGCACTGAGACCTGCGGGCAGGGAGACGCAAGATGAGCTCAGCCCAGAGGAGACCACCAGCCTTCGCTCTCGCGGCGACGCGGCCATGAGGATTCAGTAGCCCATTGGCGCCTCCGCCTCAGGCTGTGGTGCTCAGGAATACGGCGGTTCTGCAAATGGGGGAACAGCGCCCTTTACTGGCCAGTGCGAACACGCCTCAAGGAGCTGTCACGATTCGGAACCCTCCCTCCCCAGCCACGCCCAGGCTCGCGAGATAAAGTACGGAAATCTCCGGAAAGGGCTCTGCGGAACGGAATTTCCTCAACATGTTGTTCCTACACGGAAAGATTTTAATTCGCCGGAATCGACTGGCATTAAGAGGACACCGCGAAAAGGAAAGCGCTATCACTGTGACTAGGCTTACTGGACCGACCGGAAGTCCTAGTTGACACGCCACGCGGAGAGCATCCTGGGACCGGAAGGAAGTGAGAACTCCAGCAGCCGGTCTGGACATCCGTAAACTCGCGTGGTAAGAGGCCCGCGGCGGTTTAAAGCTGCTTGCTGCTAGAACGTGTGGTTCGTGTGCCGAGGCCAGAGTGGCCGAAATCCCGGTGTCGCTGCAGAACGTGAAGCCGAGGGAGAGCCATGGTTGGGAGATCCCGGCGGCGGGGAGCGTCCAAATGGGCAGCTGTGCAAACCAAGGCAAGTGGCACCACCGCGTATGAAAATGAAGATTTAGGATCGCCACCCTCACCTGGAGACTCTAGCTACTACCAGGATCAGGTAGATGATTTTCATGAGGCACGATCTCGGGCAGCCCTGGCCAAGCGCTGGAGCGAGGTTGAGAGTGGGGATGAGGAGGACGGTGATGATGAGGAGGAGGTGCTGGCCTTAGACACTGACGACGAAGATGGAGAGAGTGAGGGGGATGaggaaaatgatgatgatgatgatgatgatggtagtGGAAGCTCCGTGCAGAGTGAAAATGAGGCTTCCGTGGATCCCAGTTTGTCGTGGGGTCAGAGGAAAAAACTTTACTATGACACAGACTATGGTTCCAAATCCCGGGGTCGGCAGAGTCAACAAGAagtagaggaagaggaaagagaggaggaggaggaggcaaagGTAATTCAGCGGCGTCTAGCCCAGGCCCTACAAGAGGATGATTTTGGAGTTGCCTGGGTGGAGGCCTTTGCAAAACCAGTGCCTCAGGTAGATGAGGCTGAGACACGGGTCGTGAAAGATTTGGCTAAAGTTTCAGTGAAAGAGAAGCTGAAGATGTTGCGAAAGGAATCACCAGAGCTCTTGGAACTAATAGAAGACCTGAAAGTCAAATTGACAGAAATGAAGGATGAGCTGGAGCCATTGTTACAGTTGGTGGAACAAAGGATTATTCCATCCGGAAAAGGAAGCAAATATCTGAGAATCAAGTATAACCTCTACCTGAACTATTGTTCCAACATCAGTTTTTATTTgatcctgaaagctagaagagccCCTGCACATGGACATCCTGTCATAGAAAGGCTTGTCACCTACAGAAATCTAATCAACAAACTGTCAGTTGTGGATCAGAGGCTGTCCTCTGAAATTCGTCATCTACTCAAAGGTGATGCTTTAAAGAAAGAACTAAATGCAAAAGCAAAATTCACCAAGGCCAAGCCAAAGTCTGTTTCAGAGGCTTCTGCTGCTTCAGCTATAGATCTCTCTGATGGTTCCGATATTGATGAAGAAGATGCACTGAAATACTACAAAGAAATGGATGACAGGCAAAAGTTGAAGAgaaagatagaagaaaatagcatTGAAGAACAGGCTCTTGAAGATCAAAATGTAAAGAGAGCCATTACCTACCAGATTTCCAAAAATAGGGGACTtacacctagaagaaagaaaatcgATCGCAATCCCAGAGTGAAACATAGGGAGAAGTTCAGAAGAGCCAAAATTCGAAGAAGAGGCCAGGTTCGAGAAGTTCGTAAAGAAGAGCAACGCTATAGTGGTGAAATATCTGGCATTCGTGCAGGAGTTAAAAAGAGCATTAAGCTTAAGTAAAGTTTTTCCTGAACTTACATAAGGTTTTTGGTAATAATTTTAGAtcaataaatttttgttttaactGAAGTGATTGTATTTATGTATACTATATAATCTTTCAAAATGTTTGTCAACAGGGATATTTTGCCTGAGTTATTGATTAATTTATATGCTGTTTGATTTACATTAAAGTCTTACTAAGGAACTGAGGGAGCAGTATGAAGATGCTTGGGGAGAGATAGTGTTGAAAAAAAGTTCTCCAATATTTTGTCAGGTATTAGCCTAAGAAAATTTCCCTGCTGATTGTGGAACTTTACTGAAGCTTATTTGTATAACTTTTCACATTAAGAGAATGCAACTCTGGCAGTCATCCTATTTGTAACATAACCTATAAAATAGTTCTGGTGTATATTTCATTTACCCACCTACAATTCTTGagtaggattctttttttttttttctttaatttttattgttggttgttcaaaacattacatagttcttgacatatcatatttcacactttgattcaagtgggttatgaactcccatttttaccctgtatacagattgcagcatcacatcggttacacatccattgttttacatattgctatactagtgtctgttgtattctgctgcctttcctatcctctactatcccccatcccctcccctcccatcttctctctctaccccatctactgtaattcatttctcccccttgtttttttttttttttttttaaccatgagggtctccttccatttccatacaatttcccttctctttccttttccctcccacctctcacccctgtttaatgttaatcttcttctcatgctcttcctcccatctctgttcttagttactctccttatatcaaggaaaacatttggcatttgttttttagggattggctagcttcacttagcataatctgttctaatgccatccatttccctgcaaattctatgattttgtcattttttaatgcagagtaatactccattgtgtataaatgccacattttttttatccattcgcttattgaagggcatctaggttggttccccagtcttgctattatgaattgtgctgctatgaacatcgatgtagcagtgtccctgtagcatgctctttttaggtctttagggaatagaccgagaagtggagtagctgggtcaaatggtggttccattcccagctttccaagaaatctaggATTCTTATTAATATGTGGGTTTAAGGTTAAACTGAATTTTGCACATTCTGTGGTAAAAGCATGGGAATAAGGAACTTTAGCTAAAAGTAGAAAAAGATGTACCTAACTTATAGCAATTTGTGAATACTTTCTAGTAGTCTTGTGGTAAATAAGGCAAAAGTTCCATTTTCCCCTTTGTGGTGGTGATTTACAGTGGTTGCTGTTAATATTCATATTCCCTTTACTGAAAATTTGTTATGCTAGTAGGTAAGTGATGACTTTAAGTGTTAACAAAGTTACAATTTTATTTGTAGTTATTCTGATCTTCATAATTGAAAAATATTGTTAGTACACCTAAAAATACTCAGGATGATACCagggaagaaaatgaaaatatactgAAGGGAAGCACAAAAAAGCGTTACCACTGCCACTGTTTATTCATTAAACATTATGTTAGGG contains:
- the Utp3 gene encoding something about silencing protein 10, whose amino-acid sequence is MVGRSRRRGASKWAAVQTKASGTTAYENEDLGSPPSPGDSSYYQDQVDDFHEARSRAALAKRWSEVESGDEEDGDDEEEVLALDTDDEDGESEGDEENDDDDDDDGSGSSVQSENEASVDPSLSWGQRKKLYYDTDYGSKSRGRQSQQEVEEEEREEEEEAKVIQRRLAQALQEDDFGVAWVEAFAKPVPQVDEAETRVVKDLAKVSVKEKLKMLRKESPELLELIEDLKVKLTEMKDELEPLLQLVEQRIIPSGKGSKYLRIKYNLYLNYCSNISFYLILKARRAPAHGHPVIERLVTYRNLINKLSVVDQRLSSEIRHLLKGDALKKELNAKAKFTKAKPKSVSEASAASAIDLSDGSDIDEEDALKYYKEMDDRQKLKRKIEENSIEEQALEDQNVKRAITYQISKNRGLTPRRKKIDRNPRVKHREKFRRAKIRRRGQVREVRKEEQRYSGEISGIRAGVKKSIKLK